In the Streptomyces sp. f51 genome, one interval contains:
- a CDS encoding peptidylprolyl isomerase: MAEQLYATLKTNQGDIEIRLLPNHAPKTVRNFVELATGEREWVNPETGVTSMDKLYDGTVFHRVISGFMIQGGDPLGNGTGGPGYQFEDEFHPDLRFDKPYLLAMANAGPATNGSQFFITVAPTAWLTRKHTIFGEITDAASQKVVDAVAGAPTNPRTDRPVDDIVIESVVVETRER; encoded by the coding sequence GTGGCCGAGCAGCTTTACGCCACCCTGAAGACCAACCAAGGCGACATCGAGATCCGGCTCCTGCCGAACCACGCGCCGAAGACGGTCCGGAACTTCGTCGAACTCGCCACGGGTGAGCGTGAGTGGGTCAACCCGGAGACGGGTGTGACGTCCATGGACAAGCTGTACGACGGCACGGTCTTCCACCGGGTGATCAGCGGCTTCATGATCCAGGGCGGTGACCCGCTGGGGAACGGGACCGGCGGCCCCGGCTACCAGTTCGAGGACGAGTTCCACCCGGACCTTCGCTTCGACAAGCCCTATCTGCTGGCCATGGCCAACGCCGGCCCGGCGACCAACGGCTCGCAGTTCTTCATCACCGTCGCCCCGACGGCCTGGCTGACCCGCAAGCACACGATCTTCGGTGAGATCACGGACGCGGCCAGCCAGAAGGTCGTGGACGCCGTCGCCGGCGCCCCGACCAACCCCCGCACGGACCGCCCGGTCGACGACATCGTGATCGAGTCGGTCGTGGTCGAGACCCGCGAGCGCTGA
- a CDS encoding class E sortase: MRVVVRTISELCLTAGALIVLFVVYVLFWTGIKADSAMNHQIEVLQEQWSKGAVAQSPKPGSDSSGAPGRTGGSAPGSPKAPGPYTFGGPFAVMYIPRLGFTWNKPVLEGTATQVLKQGLGHYRGTARLGQEGNFSVAGHRRTYGDPFKDFPELRKGDAVVLTDGTTWFTYRIDKGPYKTVPSDIEVIDPVPRKSGYTRPGRYLTLTTCDPEWGHSHRLIVWAHLDSTQPVEAGKPAALRR; the protein is encoded by the coding sequence GTGCGAGTGGTCGTCAGGACGATCAGTGAGCTGTGCCTGACCGCGGGGGCCCTGATCGTGCTCTTCGTGGTCTACGTGTTGTTCTGGACCGGGATCAAGGCCGACAGCGCGATGAACCACCAGATCGAAGTGCTCCAGGAGCAGTGGTCGAAGGGAGCGGTGGCCCAGTCGCCGAAGCCCGGCTCCGACTCCTCCGGAGCACCGGGCCGTACGGGCGGATCGGCTCCCGGGAGTCCGAAGGCGCCCGGCCCCTACACGTTCGGCGGCCCGTTCGCCGTCATGTACATCCCGCGTCTTGGTTTCACGTGGAACAAGCCGGTGCTCGAAGGCACGGCCACCCAGGTGCTGAAGCAGGGACTCGGCCACTACCGGGGGACCGCCCGGCTCGGCCAGGAGGGAAACTTCTCGGTCGCGGGTCACCGGCGCACGTACGGGGATCCCTTCAAGGACTTTCCCGAGCTCCGCAAGGGTGACGCGGTGGTGCTGACGGACGGAACCACCTGGTTCACGTATCGGATCGACAAAGGGCCCTACAAAACAGTGCCCTCGGACATTGAGGTGATCGACCCTGTGCCACGTAAGTCCGGGTATACGCGTCCGGGACGCTATCTCACGCTGACCACGTGCGATCCGGAGTGGGGGCACAGCCATCGGTTGATCGTGTGGGCACACCTCGATTCCACACAGCCTGTGGAGGCAGGGAAACCGGCGGCTCTGCGCCGTTAG
- a CDS encoding DUF881 domain-containing protein, protein MSNSADSPGTNSSPGGTHRFRPVRVLTVAVFALAGLIFFTSFDTAKGTNIRTDSSMLKLSDLIQERSRKNATLDESNGALRRDVDGLAGREDGSSAAGDARLAALEKNAGTRKTKGQALTVTLNDAPPNATAKLPGYPEPQPDYLVIHQQDLQAVVNALWQGGAKGIKVMDQRLISTSAVRCVGNTLILQGRVYSPPYKITAIGDPAKLQKSLAASPAIQNYMVYVNVYGLGWKVEENGTVTLPGYSGTVDLHYAKPVQ, encoded by the coding sequence TTGAGCAATTCTGCCGACTCCCCCGGGACGAATTCCAGTCCTGGCGGTACGCACCGTTTCCGTCCGGTACGCGTCCTCACCGTGGCCGTCTTCGCGCTCGCGGGACTCATCTTCTTCACGAGCTTCGACACGGCCAAGGGTACGAACATCCGTACGGACTCGTCGATGCTGAAGCTCTCCGACCTGATCCAGGAACGCAGCCGCAAGAACGCGACGCTGGACGAGTCCAATGGTGCCCTGCGCCGCGACGTGGACGGCCTCGCCGGCCGCGAGGACGGCAGCAGCGCCGCCGGGGACGCCAGGCTCGCGGCGCTGGAGAAGAACGCGGGCACCCGGAAGACCAAGGGGCAGGCCCTCACGGTCACCCTCAACGACGCCCCGCCGAACGCGACGGCGAAGCTCCCCGGCTACCCCGAGCCGCAGCCCGACTACCTCGTCATCCACCAGCAGGACCTCCAGGCGGTGGTGAACGCCCTGTGGCAGGGCGGCGCCAAGGGCATCAAGGTCATGGACCAGCGTCTGATCTCCACCAGTGCCGTGCGCTGCGTCGGCAACACCCTGATCCTCCAGGGCCGCGTCTACTCGCCTCCCTACAAGATCACCGCTATCGGCGACCCGGCCAAGCTCCAGAAGTCGCTCGCCGCCTCCCCGGCGATCCAGAACTACATGGTGTACGTCAACGTCTACGGGCTCGGCTGGAAAGTCGAGGAGAACGGGACGGTGACTCTTCCCGGCTACTCGGGCACAGTGGATCTGCACTACGCGAAGCCCGTGCAGTAG
- a CDS encoding DUF5324 family protein: MTRIDSVRAATGSAKESVLHAAEVVAPYADTAKDRASYYATEARVRLAPKVSQAAEQARVQYDAHLAPRLEQARTHVPPKVEEVAQEAAIRTRKAARQAADYSKPRIEQAVAAAQPVRDEAAARGVAAIAALRGQVTPQEIQKLLRKHERRARAGRLVKGLAVLGILAGGAFAAWKWWDKQANPDWLVEPPAATEVPEGGRLSSVDGSGRSDLDPEVQVKEAEEKAAERDDRH; encoded by the coding sequence GTGACCCGCATCGACAGCGTGCGCGCCGCGACCGGCTCGGCGAAGGAAAGCGTGCTGCACGCCGCGGAAGTGGTGGCGCCTTACGCCGACACGGCCAAGGACAGGGCCTCGTACTACGCGACCGAAGCACGTGTCCGGCTCGCGCCGAAGGTGTCGCAGGCCGCCGAACAGGCCCGCGTCCAGTACGACGCCCATCTCGCACCGCGCCTTGAGCAAGCCCGTACCCATGTGCCGCCGAAGGTCGAAGAGGTCGCCCAGGAGGCGGCCATCCGCACCCGCAAGGCCGCCCGCCAGGCCGCCGACTACTCCAAGCCGAGGATCGAGCAGGCCGTGGCCGCGGCCCAGCCCGTTCGGGACGAGGCGGCCGCGCGCGGTGTGGCGGCCATCGCCGCCCTGCGCGGCCAGGTCACACCACAGGAGATCCAGAAACTGCTCCGCAAGCACGAGCGGCGGGCGAGGGCCGGCCGTCTCGTGAAGGGGCTGGCCGTACTGGGGATCCTGGCGGGCGGCGCTTTCGCCGCCTGGAAGTGGTGGGACAAGCAGGCCAACCCCGACTGGCTCGTCGAACCCCCGGCGGCCACCGAAGTGCCCGAGGGCGGACGTCTGTCGTCGGTCGACGGCAGCGGCCGGTCCGATCTGGACCCCGAGGTACAGGTCAAGGAAGCCGAGGAGAAGGCGGCGGAGCGCGACGACCGCCACTGA
- a CDS encoding protein kinase: MGEVFAGRYELVDPIGRGGVGAVWRAWDHRRRRYVAAKVLQQSDAHALLRFVREQALRIDHPHVLAPASWAADDDKVLFTMDLVAGGSLVHLVNDYGPLPPSFVCTLTDQLLAGLAAVHAEGVVHRDIKPANVLLEATGTGRPRLRLSDFGIAMRLGEPRLTETNYVVGTPGYFAPEQMLGSEPDFPADLFAVGLVALYLLEGSKPDAKALIEYFAEHGTPSAPRGIPEPLWQVLAMLLQPDPHARFRTATGARKALAAAVELLPEPGPDDELIEVFDQLGPLPEGFGPTGPLGAGAASSGGARTLSSRGLADTTAAAPGTDSDPSSGTDGSSGPGDFANSTRSTHSAGSGVLPAPPSSSGPDEGTGSGPVPALDQPHPQSELEHAPDAGAKNGGGDEYRAPGTGDEVRPSRPAGAGGSSAPDPAGLEAAQAGAPAPAGNGEAVVHPGQQHVRPPVAPDDVRARPVSEDDRSPAALVDPPGEPAPEIAPRPSSMSDTGSFHLPPPRPATAADPRLEPQPGYSGGDRSVSPQTRQPRPDPQAPTPPTAVTLFPPVSPPFGPPPFDPTPTPTPTPPTAPLPAYANSPQRSPHPPAAMPQHTYAPTASYTARPVQVPPATAAVPGHRRRRARPRPGPPAAVAVPVLLLALACFAVGFWALTQV, encoded by the coding sequence ATGGGTGAGGTCTTCGCAGGCCGGTACGAACTGGTCGACCCGATCGGGCGCGGGGGAGTCGGTGCGGTGTGGCGCGCCTGGGACCACAGGCGGCGCCGTTACGTGGCCGCCAAGGTCCTCCAGCAGAGCGACGCGCACGCCCTGCTGCGGTTCGTGCGGGAACAGGCGCTACGGATCGACCATCCCCATGTACTCGCTCCCGCCAGCTGGGCCGCCGACGACGACAAGGTCCTGTTCACGATGGACCTGGTCGCCGGGGGCTCCCTGGTCCATCTGGTCAACGACTACGGCCCCCTGCCCCCTTCGTTCGTCTGCACCCTGACCGACCAGCTCCTCGCGGGTCTGGCCGCCGTGCACGCGGAGGGGGTGGTCCACCGAGACATCAAGCCCGCCAACGTGCTGCTCGAAGCGACCGGCACGGGCCGGCCGCGGTTGCGTCTGTCCGACTTCGGCATCGCCATGCGGCTGGGCGAACCACGGCTGACCGAGACCAACTACGTGGTGGGGACGCCGGGTTACTTCGCCCCCGAGCAGATGCTGGGCTCCGAGCCCGACTTTCCCGCCGACCTGTTCGCCGTCGGCCTGGTCGCCCTGTACCTCCTGGAGGGCTCCAAGCCCGACGCCAAGGCGCTGATCGAGTACTTCGCCGAGCACGGCACACCGTCCGCGCCACGGGGCATACCCGAGCCCCTGTGGCAGGTCCTGGCGATGCTCCTCCAGCCGGATCCGCACGCCCGCTTCCGGACCGCCACGGGAGCGCGCAAGGCGCTCGCCGCGGCCGTCGAGCTGCTGCCCGAGCCCGGGCCCGACGACGAACTGATCGAGGTCTTCGACCAACTCGGGCCCCTGCCCGAGGGTTTCGGCCCCACGGGCCCCCTGGGAGCGGGAGCCGCCTCGTCGGGGGGCGCGCGGACGCTGTCCTCCCGTGGACTCGCGGACACGACGGCCGCGGCTCCCGGGACCGACTCCGACCCGAGCTCCGGCACCGACGGCTCCAGCGGCCCCGGAGACTTCGCCAACTCCACCCGCTCCACCCACTCCGCCGGCTCCGGTGTGCTTCCCGCCCCGCCTTCGTCGTCGGGCCCGGACGAGGGAACCGGCTCCGGGCCCGTTCCGGCCCTCGACCAGCCGCATCCGCAAAGCGAGTTGGAGCACGCTCCGGATGCAGGGGCGAAAAACGGGGGCGGGGACGAATATCGCGCCCCCGGGACCGGGGACGAGGTCCGGCCATCCCGTCCCGCCGGGGCCGGGGGGAGTTCCGCCCCGGACCCGGCCGGGCTGGAGGCGGCCCAGGCCGGCGCACCGGCTCCGGCAGGAAACGGGGAGGCTGTGGTCCATCCTGGCCAACAGCACGTGCGGCCGCCGGTCGCCCCCGACGACGTACGGGCTCGGCCCGTGTCCGAGGACGACCGGTCTCCCGCCGCACTGGTCGACCCCCCTGGGGAGCCGGCTCCCGAGATCGCCCCCAGGCCGTCCTCGATGTCGGACACCGGAAGTTTCCATCTGCCCCCGCCTCGGCCCGCGACCGCCGCCGATCCCCGGCTGGAGCCGCAGCCCGGGTATTCCGGCGGCGACCGGTCCGTGTCCCCGCAGACCCGACAGCCCCGGCCCGACCCGCAGGCACCCACTCCCCCCACTGCGGTCACGCTCTTCCCGCCCGTGTCCCCGCCGTTCGGCCCGCCGCCCTTCGACCCGACACCGACACCGACCCCGACTCCCCCGACGGCGCCCCTTCCCGCGTACGCGAACTCCCCTCAGCGGTCCCCGCACCCGCCTGCCGCGATGCCGCAGCACACCTACGCCCCCACCGCTTCGTACACCGCTCGGCCCGTTCAGGTTCCGCCCGCGACCGCGGCCGTTCCAGGCCACCGGAGAAGGCGCGCACGGCCGCGGCCGGGGCCGCCCGCCGCGGTCGCCGTGCCGGTGCTGCTGCTCGCTCTCGCCTGTTTCGCGGTG
- the crgA gene encoding cell division protein CrgA, translated as MPKSRIRKKADYTPPPAKQATTIKMNSNAWVAPAMLAMFLIGLAWIVVFYVTDGSLPIDALDNWNIVVGFGFIAAGFGVSTQWK; from the coding sequence GTGCCGAAGTCACGTATCCGCAAGAAGGCCGACTACACGCCGCCCCCGGCGAAGCAGGCGACCACCATCAAGATGAACAGCAACGCCTGGGTGGCACCGGCCATGCTGGCCATGTTCCTCATCGGCCTCGCCTGGATCGTCGTCTTCTACGTGACGGACGGCTCCCTGCCGATCGACGCGCTCGACAACTGGAACATCGTGGTCGGCTTCGGCTTCATCGCGGCCGGTTTCGGCGTCTCCACCCAGTGGAAGTGA
- a CDS encoding rhomboid family intramembrane serine protease, producing MDQQPPGSPQGPPDQGPQDARSLPGCYRHPDRETGVRCTRCERPICPECMVSASVGFQCPDCVRGGSGTGHAPAANQPRTIAGGAVASDPRLVTKVLIGLNLALYLVQVSVGDAFTNSFDLFGRAWLSGEVQGVAEGQWYRMVTSMFLHGSVMHILFNMVSLWWIGGPLEAALGRARYITLYFVSGLAGSALTYLLAGPNLPSLGASGAIFGLFGATAILMRRLNYDMRPVIGLLVVNLIISFSPGFNIAWQAHVGGLIGGVVVGYAMVHAPRERRNLVQYGVAGLMLAAVIVTTLLRTAQLT from the coding sequence ATGGACCAGCAGCCGCCCGGCAGCCCGCAGGGACCGCCGGATCAGGGACCACAGGACGCCCGGAGCCTGCCCGGCTGCTACCGGCACCCGGACCGCGAGACCGGCGTGCGCTGCACCCGCTGCGAGCGCCCGATCTGCCCCGAGTGCATGGTCAGCGCCTCGGTCGGCTTCCAGTGCCCCGACTGCGTCCGCGGCGGCTCCGGCACCGGACATGCCCCGGCGGCCAATCAGCCCCGCACGATCGCGGGCGGCGCCGTCGCGTCCGACCCCCGGCTCGTCACCAAGGTGCTGATCGGCCTCAACCTGGCCCTCTATCTTGTCCAGGTCTCGGTGGGCGACGCCTTCACCAACAGCTTCGACCTGTTCGGCCGTGCCTGGCTCTCCGGTGAGGTCCAGGGCGTGGCCGAGGGCCAGTGGTACCGCATGGTGACGTCGATGTTCCTGCACGGCAGCGTCATGCACATTCTTTTCAACATGGTCAGCCTGTGGTGGATCGGCGGCCCGCTGGAGGCGGCCCTCGGCCGTGCCCGCTACATCACGCTGTACTTCGTCTCGGGCCTGGCCGGCAGTGCGCTCACCTATCTGCTCGCGGGCCCGAACCTGCCGTCGCTCGGTGCCTCCGGCGCGATCTTCGGTCTCTTCGGTGCCACCGCGATCCTCATGCGACGCCTCAACTACGACATGCGCCCGGTCATCGGCCTGCTGGTGGTCAATCTGATCATCAGCTTCTCGCCGGGGTTCAACATCGCCTGGCAGGCCCACGTCGGTGGTCTGATCGGTGGCGTCGTCGTCGGCTACGCGATGGTCCACGCTCCGCGCGAGCGGAGGAACCTCGTCCAGTACGGGGTGGCCGGGCTGATGCTCGCCGCGGTGATCGTCACGACGTTGCTCAGAACGGCACAGCTCACCTGA
- a CDS encoding transcriptional regulator, with amino-acid sequence MDAAQQEATARARELQRNWYGEPLGALFRRLIEDLGLNQARLAGVLGLSAPMLSQLMSGQRAKIGNPAVVQRVQLLQDLAGQVADGSVSAAEATERMDEIKKSQGGSVLSNTTQSTTSSGAPTVKRVVREIQSLLRSVAAAGDIIDAADTLAPTHPELAEFLRVYGAGRTSDAVAHYQSHQS; translated from the coding sequence ATGGACGCCGCACAGCAGGAAGCAACCGCGAGAGCCCGGGAGCTTCAGCGGAACTGGTACGGGGAGCCGCTGGGGGCGCTGTTCCGTAGGCTCATAGAGGACCTGGGCCTCAACCAGGCGCGTCTCGCCGGCGTACTGGGCCTGTCCGCGCCCATGTTGTCGCAGCTGATGAGCGGTCAGCGTGCCAAGATCGGCAATCCCGCCGTGGTCCAGCGCGTCCAGCTTCTTCAGGACCTGGCGGGGCAGGTCGCGGACGGAAGCGTCAGCGCCGCCGAGGCGACCGAGCGGATGGACGAGATCAAGAAGTCCCAGGGGGGATCGGTGCTGAGCAACACCACGCAGTCGACGACCAGTTCGGGAGCCCCGACGGTCAAGCGGGTGGTCCGCGAGATCCAGTCCCTGCTGCGTTCGGTGGCGGCCGCCGGGGACATCATCGACGCGGCGGACACCCTCGCCCCGACCCACCCGGAGCTGGCAGAGTTCCTCCGGGTCTACGGTGCCGGCCGTACGTCCGACGCGGTCGCGCACTACCAGTCCCACCAGAGCTGA
- a CDS encoding class E sortase: MTALRPERDSSPYGGEAAYGGAGAFEAAVGGLADPLTDPLPGQAQGQAPGAPQQGYDHGGYGPDWYAAQQQQQEQAARMQAAHLHAAQTAQAQAQAQAAQAQAAQAYAAQARAAQAPAQAMPSTPAPAPSYADDYERTYAQPYEETAAGHYIGPAAAPMTPPTAATMAAPAAEPVLPGLPLDDRTVALRLPGSSTRAERRAREADSTSGPASGGRAARRKAARRHGRHGGPLDPHEPQEAAQEAVGTPRSRMDARRAARASKPGAAVLVSRMVGEVFITTGVLMLLFVTYQLWWSNVRAHQQAGSEASSLQQDWANGKRNPGTFSPGQGFAILHIPKLDVVAPIAEGTSKTDVLDRGMVGHYGEAPLKTAMPNAKTGNFALAGHRNTHGEPFRYINRLKPGDEIVVETQDDYYVYKMTSILPVTSPSNTSVLDPVPKGSGFTAPGRYITLTTCTPEFTSKYRMIVWGKMVEDRPRSKGKPDALMG, from the coding sequence GTGACCGCGCTGCGCCCCGAGCGCGACAGCTCCCCCTACGGCGGCGAGGCCGCGTACGGGGGCGCCGGCGCGTTCGAGGCGGCGGTCGGAGGACTCGCGGACCCGCTGACGGATCCGCTGCCCGGCCAGGCACAGGGCCAGGCCCCGGGCGCACCGCAGCAGGGCTACGACCACGGCGGGTACGGACCCGACTGGTACGCGGCGCAGCAACAGCAGCAGGAGCAGGCGGCCCGGATGCAGGCCGCGCATCTTCACGCGGCCCAGACCGCGCAGGCACAGGCGCAGGCGCAGGCTGCGCAGGCACAGGCCGCCCAGGCGTACGCCGCCCAGGCCCGAGCGGCCCAGGCTCCCGCGCAGGCGATGCCGTCCACCCCGGCTCCGGCACCCTCGTACGCGGACGACTACGAGCGGACGTACGCGCAGCCGTACGAGGAGACCGCGGCCGGTCACTACATCGGACCGGCCGCCGCCCCGATGACCCCTCCCACGGCCGCCACAATGGCCGCCCCCGCGGCGGAACCGGTCCTGCCGGGCCTGCCGCTGGACGACCGGACGGTCGCGCTGCGCCTTCCCGGTTCGTCCACGAGGGCGGAGCGCCGCGCGCGCGAGGCCGACAGCACGAGCGGCCCCGCCTCCGGAGGCCGTGCGGCCCGTCGTAAGGCCGCCAGACGCCACGGGCGGCACGGGGGGCCACTGGACCCCCACGAGCCCCAGGAGGCGGCTCAGGAGGCCGTCGGCACCCCTCGGAGCCGGATGGACGCCCGGCGTGCGGCGCGGGCGTCGAAGCCCGGCGCGGCGGTCCTGGTGAGCCGGATGGTCGGCGAGGTGTTCATCACCACCGGCGTGCTGATGCTGCTGTTCGTCACGTACCAGCTGTGGTGGTCGAACGTGCGGGCGCACCAGCAGGCGGGCAGCGAGGCGAGCAGCCTTCAGCAGGACTGGGCGAACGGGAAGCGGAACCCGGGGACGTTCTCGCCCGGGCAGGGCTTCGCCATCCTGCACATCCCGAAGCTGGACGTGGTCGCGCCGATCGCGGAGGGCACGAGCAAGACGGACGTGCTCGACCGCGGCATGGTCGGGCACTACGGCGAGGCGCCCCTCAAGACGGCGATGCCGAACGCCAAGACGGGCAACTTCGCGCTCGCCGGGCACCGCAACACCCACGGCGAACCGTTCCGCTACATCAACCGCCTCAAGCCGGGCGACGAGATCGTCGTCGAGACGCAGGACGACTACTACGTCTACAAGATGACGTCGATCCTGCCGGTGACGAGCCCGAGCAACACGAGCGTGCTCGACCCGGTCCCCAAGGGTTCGGGCTTCACCGCGCCGGGCCGCTACATCACCCTGACCACCTGCACACCGGAGTTCACCAGTAAGTACCGGATGATCGTCTGGGGCAAGATGGTCGAGGACCGGCCGCGCAGCAAGGGCAAGCCCGACGCGCTGATGGGCTGA
- a CDS encoding aminodeoxychorismate/anthranilate synthase component II has translation MSTRILVVDNYDSFVFNLVQYLYQLGAECEVLRNDEVSTAHAQDGFDGVLLSPGPGAPEQAGVCVDMVRHCAATGVPVFGVCLGMQSMQVAYGGVVGRAPELLHGKTSLVEHQGKGVFAGLPSPFTATRYHSLAAEPETVPAELEVTARTHDGIVMGLRHRELPVEGVQFHPESVLTEHGHRMLANWLLECGDKVAVARSAGLAPVVGRATA, from the coding sequence GTGAGCACGCGCATCCTCGTTGTGGACAACTACGACAGCTTCGTCTTCAACCTGGTCCAGTACCTGTACCAGTTGGGCGCGGAGTGCGAAGTGCTGCGCAACGACGAGGTGTCGACCGCGCACGCCCAGGACGGCTTCGACGGTGTGCTCCTGTCCCCGGGGCCCGGCGCTCCCGAACAGGCCGGTGTCTGCGTCGACATGGTCCGGCACTGCGCCGCGACCGGGGTCCCCGTCTTCGGGGTCTGCCTCGGGATGCAGTCGATGCAGGTGGCCTACGGGGGTGTGGTCGGCCGGGCGCCCGAGCTGCTGCACGGAAAGACCTCGCTCGTGGAGCACCAGGGCAAGGGCGTCTTCGCCGGACTGCCCTCTCCCTTCACGGCGACCCGCTACCACTCGCTGGCCGCCGAGCCGGAGACCGTCCCGGCCGAGCTGGAAGTCACCGCCCGAACGCACGACGGAATCGTCATGGGTCTCAGACACCGTGAACTGCCCGTCGAGGGCGTGCAGTTCCACCCGGAGTCGGTGCTCACCGAGCACGGCCACCGGATGCTCGCCAACTGGCTGCTCGAGTGCGGTGACAAGGTGGCCGTGGCGAGGTCGGCGGGGCTCGCCCCGGTGGTGGGCAGGGCCACGGCGTGA
- a CDS encoding class E sortase, with amino-acid sequence MGWFAMTVSVFGELLITVGLVLGLFVVYSLWWTNVVADREAHKQGDKVRDHWAQAPSGPGALDTKDGIGFLHVPAMKNGEVLVQKGTATTVLNEGVAGYYTEPVKASLPMTGKDGNFTLAAHRDGHGAKFHNIDKIAQGDAIVFETRDKWYVYKVFDILPETSKYNVKVLQTVPKESGRTKPGHYITLTTCTPVYTSRYRYVVWGELERVDKVDSARTPPKELR; translated from the coding sequence ATGGGATGGTTCGCGATGACGGTCAGCGTCTTCGGTGAACTCCTCATCACGGTGGGGCTGGTGCTCGGCCTGTTCGTCGTCTACTCGCTGTGGTGGACGAACGTCGTGGCCGACCGCGAGGCGCACAAGCAGGGGGACAAGGTCCGCGACCACTGGGCGCAGGCCCCGAGCGGTCCCGGCGCCCTGGACACCAAGGACGGCATCGGCTTCCTGCACGTCCCGGCGATGAAGAACGGCGAGGTGCTCGTCCAGAAGGGCACGGCGACGACGGTCCTCAACGAAGGTGTCGCCGGCTACTACACCGAACCCGTCAAGGCGTCCCTGCCGATGACCGGCAAGGACGGCAACTTCACCCTCGCCGCCCACCGGGACGGCCACGGTGCCAAGTTCCACAACATCGACAAGATCGCCCAGGGCGACGCGATCGTCTTCGAGACCCGCGACAAGTGGTACGTCTACAAGGTCTTCGACATCCTCCCGGAGACCTCGAAGTACAACGTCAAGGTGCTCCAGACGGTGCCGAAGGAGTCCGGTAGGACGAAGCCGGGCCACTACATCACCCTGACGACCTGCACCCCGGTGTACACCTCCCGCTACCGCTACGTGGTGTGGGGCGAACTGGAACGCGTCGACAAGGTCGACAGCGCCCGCACACCGCCGAAGGAACTGCGCTAG